From one Streptomyces sp. CA-210063 genomic stretch:
- a CDS encoding phosphoglycerate kinase: MKTIDELLADGVAGKRVFVRADLNVPLDGTTITDDGRIRAVLPTVKALAEAGARVVVASHLGRPKGAPDPAFSLAPAAARLGELLGTGVAFATDTVGESATATVAGLTDGQVAVVENLRFNAGETAKDDAERGAFADRLAALADVYVGDGFGAVHRKHASVVDLPARLPHYAGHLIATEVGVLKKLTVDVQRPYVVALGGAKVSDKLAVIDQLLGKADRILIGGGMAYTFLKAKGYEIGGSLLQEDQLAAVTEYVERAEKTGVELVLPVDAVVAPAFPDLKSKAPASPTSVAADAMPADEMGLDIGPESRKLYASKIADAATVFWNGPMGVFEHPDFAEGTKAVAQALLDSGAFTVVGGGDSAAAVRILGFDENAFGHISTGGGASLEYLEGKTLPGLAALED; this comes from the coding sequence ATGAAGACGATCGACGAACTCCTCGCCGATGGAGTCGCCGGCAAGCGGGTCTTCGTCCGCGCCGACCTCAATGTGCCGCTCGACGGCACCACCATCACCGACGACGGCCGCATCCGTGCCGTGCTGCCCACCGTGAAGGCGCTGGCCGAGGCGGGCGCGCGCGTCGTCGTCGCCTCCCACCTGGGCCGCCCCAAGGGCGCCCCGGACCCGGCGTTCTCCCTCGCCCCGGCCGCCGCCCGCCTCGGTGAACTCCTCGGCACCGGCGTGGCGTTCGCGACGGACACGGTCGGCGAGTCCGCCACGGCCACGGTCGCGGGCCTCACCGACGGCCAGGTCGCGGTCGTCGAGAACCTCCGCTTCAACGCCGGCGAGACCGCCAAGGACGACGCCGAGCGCGGCGCCTTCGCGGACCGGCTGGCCGCCCTCGCGGACGTGTACGTGGGCGACGGCTTCGGCGCGGTGCACCGCAAGCACGCCTCGGTCGTCGACCTCCCGGCCCGTCTGCCGCACTACGCCGGCCACCTCATCGCCACCGAGGTCGGCGTCCTGAAGAAGCTCACCGTGGACGTCCAGCGCCCCTACGTGGTCGCGCTCGGCGGCGCCAAGGTCTCCGACAAGCTCGCCGTCATCGACCAGCTGCTCGGCAAGGCCGACCGCATCCTCATCGGCGGCGGCATGGCGTACACCTTCCTCAAGGCCAAGGGCTACGAGATCGGCGGCTCCCTGCTCCAGGAGGACCAGCTCGCGGCGGTCACCGAGTACGTGGAGCGCGCGGAGAAGACCGGTGTCGAGCTGGTCCTGCCCGTCGACGCCGTGGTCGCGCCCGCGTTCCCGGACCTGAAGAGCAAGGCCCCGGCCTCCCCGACCTCGGTCGCCGCCGACGCCATGCCGGCCGACGAGATGGGTCTCGACATCGGCCCGGAGTCCCGCAAGCTGTACGCCTCGAAGATCGCCGACGCCGCCACCGTCTTCTGGAACGGCCCCATGGGCGTCTTCGAGCACCCCGATTTCGCCGAGGGCACCAAGGCGGTCGCCCAGGCACTTCTCGACTCGGGGGCCTTCACGGTCGTCGGCGGCGGCGACTCCGCCGCGGCCGTGCGGATCCTGGGCTTCGACGAGAACGCATTCGGCCATATCTCGACCGGTGGCGGCGCCTCCCTCGAATACCTCGAGGGCAAGACGCTCCCCGGCCTCGCCGCACTGGAGGACTGA
- the tpiA gene encoding triose-phosphate isomerase, translating to MTTRTPLMAGNWKMNLNHLEAIAHVQKLAFALADKDYEACEVAVLPPFTDLRSVQTLVDGDKLKIKYGAQDLSAHDGGAYTGEISGPMLAKLKCTFVAIGHSERRQYHNETDELVNAKVKAAYKHGLTPILCVGEELEVREAGNHVAHTLAQVEGGLKDVPAEHAETVVIAYEPVWAIGTGKVCGAEDAQEVCAAIRGKLAELYSQETADQIRIQYGGSVKAGNVAEIMAQADIDGALVGGASLDADEFVKIVRFRDQ from the coding sequence ATGACCACCCGTACGCCGCTCATGGCGGGCAACTGGAAGATGAACCTCAACCACCTCGAGGCCATCGCCCACGTCCAGAAGCTCGCCTTCGCCCTCGCCGACAAGGACTACGAGGCCTGTGAGGTCGCGGTCCTGCCGCCCTTCACCGACCTGCGCTCCGTCCAGACCCTGGTCGACGGCGACAAGCTCAAGATCAAGTACGGCGCCCAGGACCTCTCGGCGCACGACGGCGGTGCCTACACCGGCGAGATCTCCGGCCCGATGCTGGCCAAGCTCAAGTGCACGTTCGTGGCGATCGGCCACTCCGAGCGCCGCCAGTACCACAACGAGACCGACGAGCTCGTCAACGCCAAGGTCAAGGCCGCCTACAAGCACGGTCTCACCCCGATCCTGTGCGTCGGTGAGGAGCTGGAGGTCCGCGAGGCGGGCAACCACGTCGCCCACACCCTCGCCCAGGTCGAGGGCGGCCTCAAGGACGTCCCCGCCGAGCACGCCGAGACCGTCGTCATCGCCTACGAGCCCGTCTGGGCCATCGGCACCGGCAAGGTCTGCGGAGCCGAGGACGCCCAGGAGGTCTGCGCGGCCATCCGCGGCAAGCTCGCCGAACTGTACTCCCAGGAGACCGCCGACCAGATCCGCATCCAGTACGGCGGTTCCGTCAAGGCCGGCAACGTCGCCGAGATCATGGCCCAGGCCGACATCGACGGCGCCCTCGTGGGCGGCGCCTCCCTGGACGCCGACGAGTTCGTCAAGATCGTGCGCTTCCGCGACCAGTGA
- the secG gene encoding preprotein translocase subunit SecG, translating into MGFSIALIVFSLLMMLLVLMHKGKGGGLSDMFGGGMQSSVGGSSVAERNLDRITVVVGLLWFACIVVLGILMKVNN; encoded by the coding sequence ATGGGGTTCTCGATCGCCCTGATCGTCTTCAGCCTGCTGATGATGCTGCTGGTGCTGATGCACAAGGGCAAGGGCGGCGGCCTCTCCGACATGTTCGGTGGCGGCATGCAGTCCTCCGTCGGCGGCTCCTCGGTCGCCGAGCGCAACCTCGACCGCATCACCGTCGTGGTCGGTCTGCTGTGGTTCGCGTGCATTGTCGTACTCGGCATCCTCATGAAGGTCAACAACTGA
- a CDS encoding RNA polymerase-binding protein RbpA, with product MASGNAIRGSRVGAGPMGEAERGESAPRLRISFWCSNGHETQPSFASDAQVPDTWDCPRCGFPAGQDRDNPPDPPRTEPYKTHLAYVRERRSDADGEAILAEALAKLRGEI from the coding sequence GTGGCAAGTGGCAACGCGATCCGAGGAAGCCGGGTCGGGGCGGGGCCGATGGGCGAAGCCGAGCGCGGCGAGTCCGCACCCCGGCTGCGCATCTCCTTCTGGTGCTCCAACGGACACGAGACCCAGCCGAGCTTCGCCAGCGACGCACAGGTCCCCGACACCTGGGACTGCCCGCGCTGCGGCTTCCCGGCCGGACAGGACCGGGACAACCCACCGGACCCACCGCGCACCGAGCCCTACAAGACCCACCTCGCCTATGTGCGGGAGCGGCGCAGCGACGCGGACGGCGAGGCGATCCTTGCCGAGGCGCTCGCCAAACTGCGGGGCGAGATCTAG
- the pgi gene encoding glucose-6-phosphate isomerase has translation MNAESRTRLNQTPEWTALAAHREQLGDVQLRELFAAEPGRGAGYTLEVGDLHVDYSKHLVTDETLRLLRELAAATDVFGLRDAMFRGEKINTTEDRAVLHTALRAPRDAVIEVDGENVVPGVHAVLDKMSGFAERIRSGAWTGHTGRRIKNIVNIGIGGSDLGPAMAYEVLRSYTDRDLTVRFVSNVDGADLHEAVRDLDAAETLFIIASKTFTTIETITNATSARDWLLTELKAGQEAVAKHFVALSTNAEKVSDFGIDTANMFEFWDWVGGRYSYDSAIGLSLMLAIGPDRFREMLDGFRIVDEHFRTAPAESNVPLLLGLLGIWYGNFHDAQSHAVLPYSHYLSKFTAYLQQLDMESNGKYVGRDGLPVEWQTGPVVWGTPGTNGQHAYYQLIHQGTKLIPADFIGFAEPVADLLPGLVPQHDLLMANFFAQTQALAFGKTPDEVRAEGVPEELVPHKTFKGNHPTTTILAKELTPSVLGQLIALYEHKVFVQGAVWNIDSFDQWGVELGKVLAKRVEPALTEGAEVPGLDESTKALVAKYRALRGRQ, from the coding sequence ATGAACGCAGAAAGCCGTACCAGGCTCAACCAGACGCCGGAGTGGACCGCGCTGGCCGCGCACCGGGAGCAGCTGGGGGATGTGCAGCTGCGTGAGCTGTTCGCGGCCGAACCGGGGCGCGGCGCCGGGTACACGCTGGAGGTCGGCGATCTGCACGTCGACTACTCCAAGCATCTGGTCACCGACGAGACGCTGCGGCTGCTGCGCGAGCTGGCCGCCGCGACCGACGTGTTCGGGCTGCGGGACGCCATGTTCCGCGGCGAGAAGATCAACACCACCGAGGACCGTGCCGTCCTGCACACCGCGCTGCGCGCCCCGCGTGACGCGGTGATCGAGGTGGACGGCGAGAACGTGGTGCCGGGTGTGCACGCCGTTCTCGACAAGATGAGCGGTTTCGCCGAGCGGATCCGCTCCGGAGCGTGGACCGGCCACACCGGCCGGCGCATCAAGAACATCGTGAACATCGGCATCGGCGGCTCCGACCTGGGTCCGGCGATGGCGTACGAGGTGCTGCGCTCCTACACCGACCGCGATCTGACCGTCCGTTTCGTGTCGAACGTGGACGGGGCCGACCTCCACGAGGCGGTCCGGGACCTGGACGCGGCGGAGACGCTCTTCATCATCGCCTCGAAGACGTTCACCACGATCGAGACGATCACCAACGCGACCTCCGCGCGCGACTGGCTGCTCACCGAGCTGAAGGCGGGGCAGGAGGCGGTCGCCAAGCACTTCGTGGCGCTGTCGACGAACGCCGAGAAGGTGTCGGACTTCGGTATCGACACGGCCAACATGTTCGAGTTCTGGGACTGGGTCGGCGGCCGGTACTCGTACGACTCGGCGATCGGGCTGTCGCTGATGCTCGCGATCGGTCCGGACCGCTTCCGGGAGATGCTCGACGGGTTCCGGATCGTCGACGAGCACTTCCGTACGGCGCCCGCCGAGTCCAATGTGCCGCTGCTCCTTGGCCTGTTGGGCATCTGGTACGGCAACTTCCATGACGCGCAGTCGCACGCGGTGCTGCCGTACAGCCACTATCTGTCCAAGTTCACGGCCTACTTGCAGCAGCTGGACATGGAGTCCAACGGCAAGTACGTGGGCCGGGACGGCCTGCCGGTGGAGTGGCAGACCGGGCCGGTGGTGTGGGGCACGCCGGGCACGAACGGGCAGCACGCGTACTACCAGTTGATCCACCAGGGCACGAAGCTGATCCCGGCGGACTTCATCGGCTTCGCCGAGCCGGTCGCCGATCTGCTGCCCGGACTGGTCCCCCAGCACGATCTGCTGATGGCCAACTTCTTCGCCCAGACCCAGGCGCTGGCCTTCGGCAAGACGCCGGACGAGGTGCGGGCCGAGGGGGTGCCGGAGGAGCTGGTGCCGCACAAGACGTTCAAGGGGAACCACCCGACGACGACGATCCTGGCGAAGGAGCTGACCCCGTCGGTGCTGGGGCAGCTGATCGCCCTCTACGAGCACAAGGTGTTCGTCCAGGGTGCCGTCTGGAACATCGACTCCTTCGACCAGTGGGGCGTCGAACTGGGCAAGGTCCTCGCCAAGCGGGTCGAGCCGGCGCTGACGGAGGGGGCCGAGGTGCCGGGGCTCGACGAGTCCACGAAGGCACTGGTCGCCAAGTACCGGGCGCTGCGCGGGCGGCAGTAG
- the fabG gene encoding 3-oxoacyl-ACP reductase FabG: MTQPTARSVFVTGGNRGIGLAIARRFATAGDRVAVTYRGEEPPASEGFLAVRCDVTDSGQVDQAFKEAEAAHGPVTVLVAGAGAAHDRLLVRMTEADFTSVLDTNLTGAFRVAQRAVRGMLRAGHGRIVLISSTAALRGAPGQTNYAAAKAGLIGFARSLTQELGPRDITCNVVAPGLTATDMSRALTPDQRRELLRSTPAGRLGTPEEVADAVAFLATAGYVRGAVIPVDGGAGLGH, from the coding sequence ATGACACAGCCGACAGCTCGCTCGGTCTTCGTCACCGGCGGAAACAGGGGCATCGGACTGGCCATAGCCCGCCGTTTCGCGACCGCCGGGGACCGGGTCGCGGTCACCTACCGAGGTGAGGAGCCCCCCGCGTCCGAAGGATTCCTCGCCGTACGGTGCGATGTGACGGACAGTGGCCAGGTCGACCAGGCCTTCAAGGAAGCCGAGGCGGCCCATGGCCCGGTCACGGTCCTGGTCGCGGGCGCGGGCGCGGCCCACGACCGGCTGCTGGTGCGGATGACCGAGGCGGACTTCACCTCCGTCCTCGACACCAACCTCACCGGGGCCTTCCGTGTCGCCCAGCGCGCGGTGCGCGGCATGCTCCGCGCGGGCCACGGCCGTATCGTCCTGATCTCCTCCACGGCCGCCCTGCGCGGTGCCCCCGGCCAGACCAACTACGCGGCGGCGAAGGCGGGCCTGATCGGCTTCGCCCGCTCGCTGACCCAGGAACTCGGCCCCCGCGACATCACCTGCAACGTCGTCGCGCCCGGTCTCACCGCGACCGACATGAGCCGCGCCCTCACCCCGGACCAGCGCCGTGAACTGCTGCGGAGCACCCCCGCCGGGCGCCTCGGCACCCCCGAGGAGGTCGCCGACGCGGTGGCCTTCCTGGCCACCGCCGGTTATGTACGCGGCGCCGTGATCCCCGTCGACGGGGGCGCCGGGCTGGGGCATTGA
- a CDS encoding MFS transporter, giving the protein MSTVSRTTDEPATAPTRSWPVLVVVVCAQMLIWLDTSILNVAVTTLADPVDGLGATPGELEWVASAYTLVVAGTLFAGGALADRFGPRNTLLAGLALIGVASGAGAFVDSPAWLIVARAFMGAGSGLLMPATLTVIVQSTPEEKRTRAIAIWSSSSGLGVAIGPVVGGALLSHFWWGSVFLVNVPIVALCLLAVVAVVPDLGGSRRRVLDLPGLALSVLGLGGVVYGIIELGNGRTWYGPHVLLPLLLGGVLLALFVAGQRRSPTPSLDLRLFRQPGFTAGSLVLLIAFMALAGHLFYAAFYLQGPRGLSPADAGTVMIAAAVGIVLGSQASPALSRRLSARWTVASGVLATAATYVAYAGLDGRTPLWVVAVLLWIQGFGMGLVGTPVTAVMMRGVPPQLAGAGSAVNSVTRQVGGTLGVAMAGSILSGVYRDRMADAELPGTTQGLSPAAEQQARTSAEAARSLADSLNLPELATTADRAFLDAMYAATLAVAALALLGCAVAVVGLRTRAAPGSPEHTRSLDMARKGNAR; this is encoded by the coding sequence GTGAGCACCGTGAGCCGGACGACCGACGAACCGGCCACCGCACCCACCCGCTCCTGGCCCGTCCTCGTGGTCGTGGTCTGTGCGCAGATGCTGATCTGGCTGGACACCTCGATCCTCAATGTCGCCGTCACCACCCTCGCCGACCCGGTGGACGGACTGGGCGCGACCCCCGGCGAACTGGAGTGGGTGGCGAGCGCCTACACCCTGGTCGTCGCCGGCACCCTCTTCGCGGGCGGCGCGCTGGCCGACCGTTTCGGGCCCCGGAACACGCTCCTCGCCGGGCTCGCGCTGATCGGCGTGGCCTCCGGCGCGGGCGCGTTCGTGGACAGTCCGGCATGGCTGATCGTGGCGCGGGCCTTCATGGGCGCGGGCAGCGGTCTGCTGATGCCCGCCACGCTGACGGTCATCGTGCAGAGCACCCCGGAGGAGAAACGCACCCGGGCGATCGCGATCTGGAGTTCGTCGAGCGGACTCGGCGTGGCCATCGGCCCGGTCGTGGGCGGGGCGCTGCTCAGCCACTTCTGGTGGGGCTCGGTGTTCCTGGTCAATGTGCCGATCGTCGCCCTGTGTCTGCTGGCGGTCGTGGCCGTCGTCCCCGACCTGGGCGGCTCCCGCCGCCGGGTGCTCGACCTGCCGGGCCTCGCCCTGTCGGTGCTCGGCCTGGGCGGCGTCGTCTACGGCATCATCGAACTCGGCAACGGCCGGACCTGGTACGGCCCCCACGTACTCCTGCCCCTGCTGCTGGGCGGTGTCCTGCTGGCCCTCTTCGTCGCCGGTCAGCGCAGGTCCCCGACGCCCAGCCTGGATCTGCGGCTCTTCCGGCAGCCGGGCTTCACGGCCGGCAGCCTGGTGCTGCTGATCGCCTTCATGGCGCTGGCCGGTCACCTGTTCTACGCCGCCTTCTATCTCCAGGGCCCCCGCGGCCTCTCCCCCGCCGACGCCGGGACCGTCATGATCGCCGCGGCGGTCGGCATCGTCCTCGGCAGCCAGGCCTCCCCGGCGCTGAGCCGTCGGCTGTCCGCCCGCTGGACGGTGGCGTCCGGCGTGCTGGCCACCGCCGCCACCTACGTCGCCTACGCCGGGCTCGACGGGCGGACCCCCCTCTGGGTCGTCGCCGTGCTGCTGTGGATCCAGGGCTTCGGCATGGGCCTGGTCGGCACTCCGGTCACGGCCGTGATGATGCGCGGGGTGCCGCCGCAGCTCGCGGGCGCCGGTTCCGCCGTCAACAGCGTCACCCGGCAGGTCGGCGGCACCCTCGGCGTGGCGATGGCCGGCTCGATCCTCTCCGGCGTCTACCGCGACCGGATGGCCGACGCCGAACTCCCCGGCACCACGCAGGGCCTGTCACCGGCCGCCGAGCAACAGGCCCGCACCTCCGCCGAAGCCGCCCGCTCCCTCGCCGATTCCCTGAACCTGCCCGAACTGGCGACCACGGCCGACCGCGCCTTTCTCGACGCGATGTACGCCGCCACGCTCGCCGTCGCCGCCCTCGCCCTCCTCGGCTGCGCCGTGGCCGTCGTGGGCCTGCGCACCCGTGCGGCACCCGGAAGTCCGGAGCACACACGGTCGTTGGACATGGCACGGAAAGGGAACGCACGATGA
- a CDS encoding class-II fumarase/aspartase family protein: MSVGTDAGLLAPTWAGTPVAAEVTDEAWLQAMLDAEVALARAQHAVGLTPAAAVEAIASAARAERFDLVALAHAARAAANPVVALVTAFTEAVAVQDPAAAEYVHRGSTSQDILDSAAMRIARRVLDLIAADLSRVGAAFAALADTHRRTVMAGRTLAQHAVPTTFGLKAAGWLRLIADAQTRVRAVAYALPAQLGGAAGTLAAYREYAMVDREGQGVGSYGPVGADRARAAEPHVSEPRAPEEALNRAGGGSGSLDEGGVELLAPFSEALGLAEPTLPWHTVRTPVAELGAVLQLVTGALGKFALDVQTLSRTEIGELSEPAAVGRGASSAMPQKRNPALATLIVSAARQVPAHALVLAQCLLAEDERPAGAWHAEWQPLREALRLAGGAAHTAVELAEGLIVHPDRMRANLELTGGALVTERLTVALAPVLGKARAKKLLTSASAEAADTGRPLRDVLAADPEVSARFAPARLAELLDPTRYTGAAEALVDRALWRHDVARSHEENSGGIL; the protein is encoded by the coding sequence ATGTCCGTGGGCACCGACGCGGGCCTGCTCGCCCCCACGTGGGCCGGCACGCCCGTGGCGGCCGAGGTGACCGACGAGGCCTGGCTGCAGGCCATGCTGGACGCCGAGGTGGCGCTGGCCCGCGCCCAGCACGCGGTCGGACTGACGCCGGCCGCCGCGGTGGAGGCGATCGCCTCGGCGGCGCGTGCGGAACGGTTCGACCTGGTGGCGCTGGCCCACGCGGCCCGGGCCGCCGCCAATCCGGTGGTCGCGCTGGTGACCGCCTTCACCGAGGCCGTCGCCGTGCAGGACCCGGCCGCCGCGGAGTATGTGCACCGGGGGTCCACCAGCCAGGACATCCTCGACTCGGCGGCCATGCGCATCGCCCGCCGGGTGCTCGACCTGATCGCGGCGGATCTGTCACGCGTCGGTGCGGCCTTCGCCGCGCTGGCCGACACCCACCGCCGCACCGTCATGGCGGGCCGCACGCTGGCCCAGCACGCCGTCCCCACGACCTTCGGTCTGAAGGCCGCGGGGTGGCTGCGGCTGATCGCCGACGCACAGACCCGAGTAAGGGCGGTCGCGTATGCGCTTCCGGCCCAACTGGGGGGAGCGGCAGGCACGTTGGCCGCGTACCGGGAGTACGCGATGGTGGACCGTGAGGGCCAGGGGGTGGGCAGCTACGGCCCGGTGGGGGCTGATCGCGCCCGCGCGGCGGAGCCTCATGTGTCAGAGCCCCGCGCCCCTGAAGAGGCGCTGAACCGGGCCGGTGGCGGCAGCGGAAGCCTCGACGAGGGCGGGGTGGAGTTGCTCGCCCCCTTCTCCGAAGCCCTCGGCCTCGCCGAACCCACGCTCCCCTGGCACACCGTCCGCACCCCCGTCGCCGAACTCGGCGCCGTGCTCCAGCTCGTGACCGGAGCGCTCGGAAAGTTCGCGCTGGACGTGCAGACGCTGTCCCGTACGGAGATCGGTGAGCTGTCGGAGCCGGCGGCCGTCGGGCGGGGTGCCTCCTCGGCCATGCCGCAGAAGCGGAACCCCGCGCTGGCCACACTGATCGTGTCGGCGGCCCGGCAGGTCCCCGCGCATGCCCTCGTCCTGGCCCAGTGTCTGCTCGCCGAGGACGAGCGGCCCGCCGGGGCCTGGCACGCCGAGTGGCAGCCGCTGCGGGAGGCGTTGCGGCTGGCGGGCGGCGCCGCGCACACCGCCGTCGAACTCGCGGAGGGCCTGATCGTCCACCCGGACCGTATGCGGGCCAACCTCGAACTGACCGGCGGTGCCCTCGTCACCGAACGCCTGACCGTGGCCCTGGCCCCGGTGCTCGGCAAGGCCCGCGCGAAGAAACTCCTGACCTCCGCCTCGGCCGAGGCCGCCGACACCGGCCGCCCGCTCCGTGACGTACTGGCCGCCGACCCCGAGGTGTCCGCCCGGTTCGCCCCCGCCCGGCTCGCGGAGCTGCTGGACCCGACCCGGTACACGGGCGCGGCCGAGGCACTGGTCGACCGGGCCCTGTGGAGACATGACGTCGCGCGCAGCCACGAAGAGAACAGCGGAGGCATCCTGTGA
- a CDS encoding FAD/NAD(P)-binding protein — translation MTGPDAALAVCVIGAGPRGLSVLERICANADGIVRPVEVHLVDPYPPGAGAVWRTDQPGELLMNTVASQVTLFTDDSVACAGPSVPGPSLYEWACAIRDGALGHDLPARALDEARLLGPDTYPTRAFHGHYLEWVFRHLLHTAPPHVTVHTHPTTAIALTDDIAAGRHEGAPDGRLDGAGRQGHAPGGPQAVVLESGDRLAGMDAVVLALGHGALTPSPEERALRSFADRHGLTYVAPANPADADLSGIAPGTPVALRGLGLNFFDCLALLTEGRGGTFKEAQSGLVYLPSGNEPVLYAGSRRGIPYHARGENEKGALGRHEPRFLTPDVITGLRRRVATGHPIGFRQDLWPIVDREVRTVYHEAWIRAAQGPGAAEEFVRSCLAGGSGEEAALLDRYAVPPGERWDWARIERPYGQRTFTDRADFRHWLLEYLRRDVAEARLGNVNGPLKAALDALRDLRNEIRLVVDHGGVAGESYRTELDGWYTPLNAFTSIGPPVFRIEQLIALIEADVLRVIGPGMRVRAWAPGRDHGGAVGEGTDEGGFLVDAELVDEPPVRVGALVEARLPAVDLRRGADPLLRGLLAAGACAPYRLDGYEPGGLAVTAGPPRLVDAAGRTHPRRFAFGVPTEGARWVTAVGIRPGVGSVTLEDSDAIARAVLGLAGAEEPGAEAPKAAATSAAPQTAGTGSRGT, via the coding sequence ATGACCGGCCCTGATGCCGCCCTCGCCGTCTGTGTGATCGGCGCCGGTCCGCGCGGCCTGTCGGTGCTGGAGCGGATCTGCGCCAACGCCGACGGGATCGTGCGGCCGGTCGAGGTCCACCTGGTCGATCCGTACCCGCCCGGCGCGGGCGCGGTCTGGCGCACCGACCAGCCGGGCGAACTGCTGATGAACACGGTCGCCTCCCAGGTGACCCTGTTCACCGACGACAGCGTGGCCTGCGCGGGGCCGTCGGTGCCGGGGCCCAGCCTGTACGAGTGGGCGTGCGCGATCCGCGACGGAGCCCTCGGCCACGACCTGCCGGCACGGGCCCTGGACGAGGCGCGGCTGCTCGGCCCCGACACCTATCCGACCCGCGCGTTCCACGGCCACTACCTGGAGTGGGTCTTCCGGCACCTCTTACACACGGCCCCGCCGCACGTGACGGTCCACACCCATCCCACGACCGCGATCGCCCTGACCGACGACATCGCGGCCGGCCGGCACGAGGGCGCTCCGGACGGACGGCTCGACGGGGCCGGGCGGCAGGGCCACGCCCCGGGCGGGCCGCAGGCGGTGGTCCTGGAGAGCGGTGACCGGCTGGCCGGGATGGACGCCGTGGTGCTGGCCCTCGGCCACGGCGCCCTGACCCCGTCCCCGGAGGAACGCGCGCTGCGCTCCTTCGCCGACCGCCACGGCCTCACCTATGTGGCCCCCGCCAACCCGGCCGACGCCGACCTGAGCGGAATCGCGCCGGGCACCCCGGTCGCCCTGCGCGGCCTTGGCCTGAACTTCTTCGACTGCCTGGCCCTCCTCACCGAAGGCCGCGGCGGCACCTTCAAGGAGGCCCAGTCCGGCCTGGTCTACCTCCCGAGCGGCAACGAGCCGGTGCTGTACGCCGGTTCGCGGCGCGGCATCCCGTACCACGCCCGGGGCGAGAACGAGAAGGGCGCGCTCGGCCGCCACGAGCCCCGCTTCCTGACCCCGGACGTCATCACCGGACTGCGGCGCCGCGTGGCCACCGGGCACCCCATCGGGTTCCGCCAGGACCTCTGGCCGATCGTCGACCGCGAGGTGCGGACCGTCTACCACGAGGCGTGGATCCGCGCCGCCCAGGGCCCGGGGGCCGCCGAGGAGTTCGTACGGTCGTGTCTGGCGGGTGGGAGCGGTGAGGAGGCGGCCCTGCTCGACCGCTACGCCGTCCCGCCGGGCGAGCGATGGGACTGGGCGCGGATCGAACGCCCTTACGGCCAGCGGACGTTCACCGACCGCGCCGACTTCCGGCACTGGCTGCTGGAGTATCTGCGGCGCGATGTCGCCGAGGCCCGGCTCGGCAATGTGAACGGTCCGCTGAAGGCCGCGCTGGACGCGCTGCGGGACCTGCGCAACGAGATCCGGCTCGTCGTCGACCACGGCGGTGTCGCCGGCGAGTCGTACCGCACGGAACTCGACGGCTGGTACACCCCGTTGAACGCCTTCACCTCGATCGGCCCGCCCGTCTTCCGTATCGAGCAGCTGATCGCGCTGATCGAGGCGGACGTGCTGCGGGTGATCGGCCCGGGGATGCGCGTACGCGCCTGGGCGCCGGGCCGCGACCACGGCGGTGCCGTCGGCGAGGGCACCGACGAGGGCGGTTTCCTCGTGGACGCGGAGCTGGTGGACGAGCCCCCGGTCCGGGTCGGGGCCCTGGTCGAGGCACGGCTGCCCGCCGTCGATCTGCGGCGCGGCGCCGACCCGCTGTTGCGGGGGCTGCTCGCGGCCGGCGCGTGCGCACCGTACCGGTTGGACGGTTATGAGCCGGGCGGGCTCGCGGTGACCGCCGGCCCGCCCCGGCTCGTGGACGCGGCGGGCCGGACCCACCCACGCCGGTTCGCCTTCGGCGTCCCGACGGAAGGCGCGCGCTGGGTGACGGCGGTCGGCATCAGACCCGGCGTCGGCTCGGTGACGCTGGAGGACTCGGACGCGATCGCGCGGGCGGTGCTCGGGCTGGCGGGAGCGGAGGAGCCGGGGGCCGAGGCCCCAAAGGCCGCCGCCACGTCGGCAGCACCTCAGACAGCAGGCACAGGGAGTCGAGGAACTTGA